From Acipenser ruthenus chromosome 2, fAciRut3.2 maternal haplotype, whole genome shotgun sequence, a single genomic window includes:
- the LOC117408694 gene encoding protein S100-P-like yields MSQLETAMVMIMKTFDKYSGADDNKGCLSKAELKTLMEKEFPSFLKGAKNQDEVDKLMKTLDHNGDSQVDFNEFVILIAALTCACHGCSGKK; encoded by the exons ATGTCTCAGCTAGAAACCGCAATGGTAATGATCATGAAAACCTTTGACAAGTACTCAGGTGCAGACGATAACAAAGGCTGTCTCAGCAAAGCAGAGCTCAAGACACTTATGGAAAAAGAGTTTCCAAGTTTTCTCAAG GGCGCTAAGAACCAGGACGAGGTTGATAAACTGATGAAGACCTTGGATCACAATGGAGATTCTCAAGTGGACTTCAACGAGTTTGTCATTCTCATTGCTGCTTTAACCTGTGCCTGCCACGGCTGCAGTGGTAAAAAATAA
- the LOC131697394 gene encoding uncharacterized protein LOC131697394: MVGPFSAPPFTTFRINPIGIATRKYSGKKRLIIDLSAPRGAYTRSINSLISSEEFSLHYIKLSDAIHFIKIAGHGAWLAKADISDAFKVMPIHPSLRHLFGVCWADKFYFSTQLTFGCRSSPKIFDSLSEALCWILLNSYHVPFLLHLMDDFLLISPPSDPPAQAINQLKTLFSSVGVPLSQEKTIGPVNSLEFLGITLNTVKFEASLPLAKLQRLLALINNFQISSFIKKRDLLSLLGHFNFAIRIIPQGRTFISRLLALSSTGKNMNSHVKISAEARKDIKMWISLLTNWNGLSLFYDDFISAPHDLALFTDASSIGFGGFLVPEWFSSTWPPEIQLLPPQEKSTALLEIYPIAVAAALWGHQWSRKSILFFSDNKPTVHIINRGRSSSPLIMRLLRRLIWSSVSLNFLIQARHLPGTHNNAADALSRLQVAKFRQLVPSASPNPLQTPQFHQLLLD, encoded by the coding sequence ATGGTCGGCCCCTTTTCAGCACCCCCCTTCACTACCTTTCGTATTAATCCCATAGGCATCGCTACTCGTAAGTATTCCGGCAAGAAACGCCTTATTATTGACTTATCCGCTCCTCGGGGCGCTTACACACGCAGCATTAACTCCCTCATTTCAAGCGAGGAGTTCTCTCTTCACTACATTAAGCTCTCAGATGCCATTCATTTCATCAAAATTGCAGGTCACGGAGCCTGGCTCGCCAAAGCCGATATCTCCGATGCATTCAAGGTCATGCCTATTCACCCTTCCCTCCGTCACCTTTTCGGAGTCTGTTGGGCAGACAAGTTCTATTTCTCCACTCAGCTCACTTTCGGCTGCCGCAGTAGCCCAAAAATATTCGATTCCTTGTcagaagccctctgctggattctgcTCAACTCCTATCACGTCCCCTTCCTCCTCCATCTAATGGATGACTTTCTGCTTATTTCCCCCCCGTCAGATCCTCCAGCCCAAGCAATTAATCAGCTAAAGACCCTCTTTTCCTCAGTCGGTGTCCCTCTTTCTCAAGAGAAAACCATCGGCCCTGTTAACTCCCTGGAATTCCTCGGCATCACACTCAATACAGTGAAATTCGAAGCCAGCCTGCCTCTTGCCAAACTCCAACGCTTACTTGCACTCATTAACAATTTTCAGATCTCCTCTTTCattaagaagagggacctcctgtctCTCCTCGGCCATTTCAATTTCGCCATTCGCATCATTCCCCAGGGCAGAACATTTATTTCACGTCTCCTAGCCCTCTCATCAACGGGCAAGAATATGAATTCTCACGTGAAAATTTCAGCCGAAGCCAGGAAAGACATAAAGATGTGGATCAGTCTCCTTACTAACTGGAATGGCCTCTCTCTATTTTACGACGATTTCATTTCAGCCCCCCACGACCTTGCCCTTTTCACTGACGCCTCATCCATCGGATTCGGCGGGTTCCTTGTTCCTGAATGGTTCTCTAGCACTTGGCCCCCTGAAATTCAGCTCCTTCCCCCTCAAGAGAAATCTACGGCACTTCTAGAGATTTATCCAATCGCGGTGGCCGCTGCCCTCTGGGGTCACCAATGGTCAAGAAAATCAATTCTTTTCTTCAGCGATAACAAACCCACAGTGCACATCATCAACAGAGGACGTTCTTCATCCCCCCTCATTATGCGCCTGCTCCGCCGTCTCATATGGTCGTCTGTATCTctcaacttcctaatacaagctcgtcATCTTCCGGGTACCCATAATAATGCTGCGGATGCTCTTTCTCGCCTACAGGTagccaagttccgtcagctggttccATCTGCCTCCCCAAACCCCCTCCAgaccccacagtttcatcagctacTTCTGGACTGA